From a region of the Posidoniimonas corsicana genome:
- a CDS encoding MFS transporter — protein sequence MPEPSPQEPPAAPAHDPWSPGRVMTMLSLIIAGEAIFGLPFHIIRYFRPSFVEVFALSQSELGDLGSLYGIVAAVSYLFGGVLADRFPVRLLLAASLLITGAGGLVLLTGPSLTTLKWLYAFWGFSTILPFWAALIKATRQWGGDDEQGMAFGILDGGRGLFAFLLSVIAVALYTAAMPAVPETATLAEKTAAIRSTVHVYIAACVAAAACVWLFVPEPTRDARGDDRGSVLANVRSVVRMPAVWLQALIIVAAYSAFKGIDYYSQFAVDVWGWSDVDAANLVKYAAFSRAFAAVGAGLLADRFSSSRVLIACFALAGVSYVALVFAPPSATGAWMLFTAVLTGCLGFFALRGVYFALLEESHIPDRMTGAAVGVVSFLGFTPEIFMPKLGGWLLDQWPGQPTGFHYLYWFLGGACLAGILSTLALRQLIKRQQAL from the coding sequence GTGCCTGAACCATCACCCCAAGAGCCGCCGGCCGCGCCCGCCCACGACCCGTGGAGCCCCGGTCGGGTGATGACGATGCTGAGCCTAATCATCGCGGGCGAGGCGATCTTTGGGCTGCCGTTTCACATCATCCGCTACTTCCGACCGTCGTTTGTCGAGGTGTTCGCGCTCAGCCAGTCGGAGCTGGGCGACCTGGGTTCGCTCTACGGCATCGTGGCGGCGGTCTCGTACTTGTTCGGCGGCGTGCTGGCGGACCGGTTCCCGGTGAGATTGCTGCTGGCGGCCTCGCTGCTGATCACCGGCGCCGGTGGGCTGGTGCTGCTGACCGGGCCCTCGCTCACCACGCTCAAGTGGCTGTACGCGTTCTGGGGGTTCTCCACGATCCTGCCGTTCTGGGCCGCGCTGATCAAGGCGACCCGCCAGTGGGGCGGCGACGATGAGCAGGGCATGGCGTTCGGCATCCTGGACGGCGGCCGCGGGCTGTTTGCGTTCCTGCTGTCGGTGATCGCGGTGGCGTTGTACACCGCGGCAATGCCGGCCGTGCCAGAGACCGCCACCCTGGCCGAGAAGACCGCCGCGATCCGCAGCACGGTGCACGTCTACATCGCCGCGTGCGTCGCCGCGGCGGCGTGCGTGTGGCTGTTCGTGCCCGAGCCGACGCGGGACGCCCGCGGCGATGACCGGGGCTCCGTGCTGGCGAACGTGCGCAGCGTGGTGCGGATGCCGGCGGTGTGGCTGCAGGCGCTGATCATCGTCGCGGCCTATAGCGCGTTCAAGGGGATTGATTACTACTCGCAGTTCGCCGTGGACGTGTGGGGCTGGTCGGACGTGGACGCCGCCAACCTGGTGAAGTACGCCGCCTTCAGCCGCGCGTTCGCGGCGGTCGGCGCCGGGCTGCTGGCCGACCGCTTCAGCTCCTCGCGGGTGCTGATCGCCTGCTTCGCGCTGGCGGGCGTATCGTACGTGGCGTTGGTGTTCGCGCCGCCGTCTGCCACTGGCGCGTGGATGCTGTTCACGGCCGTGCTGACCGGTTGCCTGGGCTTCTTCGCGCTGCGAGGCGTGTACTTCGCGCTGCTCGAGGAGTCGCACATCCCCGACCGGATGACCGGCGCCGCGGTGGGCGTGGTGTCGTTCCTCGGCTTCACGCCAGAGATTTTCATGCCCAAGCTGGGCGGCTGGCTGCTGGACCAGTGGCCGGGGCAGCCGACCGGGTTCCACTACCTGTACTGGTTCCTGGGCGGCGCGTGCCTGGCAGGGATTCTCAGCACGCTGGCGCTGCGCCAGTTGATCAAGCGGCAGCAAGCTCTTTAA
- a CDS encoding threonine aldolase family protein encodes MIDLRSDTLTQPTPDMRRAMADAPVGDDVFAEDPSVNALEERTAGLLGMEAALFVPSGTMGNQIGIRLHCAGGDEFLCDQNAHVFQYEQAAFAQLFGICAQIVPTADGLLTPELLEERVRPDNDHTPRTRLVCLENTHNRKGGRVLCREGVSRLCGWARERGLARHLDGARLWNACVASGTTPADWAEHFDTVSVCFSKGLGAPVGSAICGPRDLIKQARRLRKALGGGMRQAGVLAAAALYALDHHYDRLAEDHAHAQTLADAVRSASALTLVDDRCDTNLVILEVDPALCSGEEFRQRIEARGVHCFCIAKQRLRLATHLNVTPEQVEQAVAIVKELAAA; translated from the coding sequence ATGATCGACCTCCGCAGCGACACCCTCACCCAGCCCACGCCCGACATGCGGCGGGCGATGGCCGACGCGCCCGTGGGCGACGACGTCTTTGCCGAGGACCCGTCGGTCAACGCGCTGGAGGAGCGGACCGCCGGGCTGCTCGGCATGGAGGCCGCGCTGTTCGTCCCCTCGGGCACGATGGGCAACCAGATCGGGATCCGGCTGCACTGCGCGGGCGGCGACGAGTTCCTGTGCGACCAGAACGCCCACGTGTTCCAGTACGAGCAGGCAGCGTTCGCGCAGCTGTTCGGCATCTGCGCCCAGATCGTGCCCACCGCCGACGGGCTGCTCACGCCTGAGCTGCTAGAGGAACGCGTCCGCCCGGACAACGACCACACGCCCCGCACGCGGCTGGTCTGCCTGGAGAACACCCACAACCGCAAGGGCGGACGCGTGCTCTGCCGCGAGGGAGTCAGCCGGCTGTGCGGGTGGGCCCGCGAGCGGGGGCTCGCGCGGCACCTGGACGGCGCGCGGCTGTGGAACGCGTGCGTCGCCTCCGGGACCACGCCCGCCGACTGGGCGGAGCACTTCGACACGGTGAGCGTCTGCTTCAGCAAGGGGCTCGGCGCGCCGGTCGGCAGCGCCATCTGCGGCCCGCGCGACCTGATCAAGCAGGCGCGGCGGCTGCGCAAGGCGCTCGGGGGAGGAATGCGACAGGCCGGCGTGCTGGCCGCCGCGGCGCTGTACGCGCTCGACCACCACTACGACCGCCTGGCGGAGGACCACGCCCACGCGCAGACGCTGGCCGACGCGGTGCGGTCGGCGTCGGCGCTCACGCTGGTCGACGATCGGTGCGACACCAACCTGGTGATCCTGGAGGTCGACCCAGCGCTGTGCAGCGGCGAGGAGTTCCGCCAGCGGATCGAGGCCCGCGGCGTGCACTGCTTCTGCATCGCCAAGCAGCGGCTGCGGCTGGCGACCCACCTGAACGTCACGCCGGAGCAGGTAGAGCAGGCCGTGGCGATCGTTAAAGAGCTTGCTGCCGCTTGA
- the hisD gene encoding histidinol dehydrogenase produces MLPTNLPGMLRIDARQPGAEAAIEELRQRLAPEGNVVSEAGRRKTIEVFGEPLTPVEVVKRICAEVKSRGLDAVLGYSAKLDGADLTADQLRVPAEELEAAHAAAAPEFLATVRRIRENILRFQTAILHSDVQIATPGGGFLRQRYLPLERVGICVPGGAAAYPSTVLMTAVPAQAAGVKQLAVVAPPTRFGSYNQDLLATCCEIGVDEVYRMGGAQGVASLAYGLGDALRKVDMIVGPGNLFVALAKKHVYGEVDIDSIAGPSEVIVIADENTPAEHAAADLIAQAEHAPGSAVLVTWHEPLLAEVNVALERQLNELERGDLARHSLQEFGAMILVHDRDHAARVADTLATEHLHIACAEPDELLTKIRCAGAVFLGPHSPVPVGDYAAGPSHVLPTGSTARFASGLSSNDFLRSNSVISWTAEDLQQNAEDIVRIAEKEGLTAHAATVARRLS; encoded by the coding sequence ATGCTCCCCACCAACCTGCCGGGAATGCTCAGAATCGACGCCCGCCAACCGGGCGCCGAGGCCGCCATCGAGGAACTCCGCCAGCGGCTCGCGCCGGAGGGCAACGTGGTGAGCGAGGCCGGCCGCCGCAAGACAATCGAGGTGTTCGGCGAGCCGCTGACCCCCGTCGAGGTGGTCAAGCGGATCTGCGCCGAGGTGAAGTCACGGGGCCTGGACGCGGTGCTCGGCTACTCGGCCAAGCTAGACGGCGCCGACCTGACCGCCGACCAGCTACGGGTGCCGGCCGAGGAACTCGAGGCGGCCCACGCCGCGGCCGCCCCAGAATTCCTGGCGACCGTCCGCCGCATCCGCGAGAACATACTGCGGTTTCAGACCGCCATCCTCCACTCGGACGTGCAGATCGCCACGCCGGGCGGCGGCTTCCTGCGGCAGCGCTACCTGCCGCTGGAGCGGGTCGGCATCTGCGTGCCCGGCGGCGCCGCCGCGTACCCGTCCACCGTCTTGATGACCGCCGTTCCCGCCCAGGCCGCGGGGGTCAAGCAGCTGGCCGTCGTGGCCCCGCCCACCAGGTTCGGCAGCTACAACCAGGACCTGCTGGCCACGTGCTGTGAGATCGGCGTCGACGAGGTGTACCGCATGGGCGGCGCGCAGGGCGTGGCCTCGCTGGCCTACGGGTTGGGCGACGCGCTACGGAAGGTCGACATGATCGTCGGCCCGGGCAACCTGTTCGTGGCGCTCGCCAAGAAGCACGTCTACGGCGAGGTCGACATCGACTCGATCGCCGGCCCCAGCGAGGTGATCGTCATCGCCGACGAGAACACGCCGGCCGAGCACGCCGCGGCGGACCTGATCGCGCAGGCCGAGCACGCGCCCGGGTCGGCCGTGCTGGTCACCTGGCACGAGCCGCTGCTGGCCGAGGTGAACGTGGCGCTCGAGCGGCAGCTCAACGAGCTGGAGCGGGGCGACCTGGCCCGCCACTCGCTGCAGGAGTTCGGCGCGATGATCCTGGTCCACGACCGCGACCACGCCGCCCGCGTCGCCGACACGCTCGCGACCGAGCATCTGCACATCGCCTGCGCCGAGCCGGACGAACTGCTCACGAAGATCCGCTGCGCCGGGGCGGTGTTCCTGGGCCCCCACAGCCCGGTGCCGGTGGGCGACTACGCGGCCGGCCCGTCGCACGTGCTGCCGACCGGCTCCACGGCGCGGTTCGCCAGCGGCCTGTCGAGCAACGACTTCTTGCGATCCAACAGCGTGATCTCGTGGACCGCCGAGGACCTGCAGCAGAACGCCGAGGACATCGTCCGGATCGCCGAAAAGGAGGGGCTTACCGCCCACGCGGCCACGGTTGCCCGGCGGCTGTCTTAG
- the hisC gene encoding histidinol-phosphate transaminase has translation MNYARPDIQAMTGYTPGEQPKGTKVIKLNTNENPYPASAKVAEAIGRAAQAGLQRYPDASASAFRLRAGEVLGVDPNWILCGNGSDDILTIATRTFVGENDAVRYATPSYVLYKTLAEIQGAVQDVVRYEADWTLGFEFAAPAERLRLAYLANPNSPSGTVLAPGEVAAIADALPCPLLVDEAYVDFADANCLDLVRSNERVMVSRTLSKSYALAGLRFGYVVAQPVLIEQMAKVKDSYNCDALSIAGATAAIDDQQWLAENVAKVRATRARLAAALGELGFAVTDSQANFVWAVHPTIAHEELYLALKEQGVLVRYMRYDHWGDGLRVSVGTDAQIDALLALLAPMVSRR, from the coding sequence ATGAACTACGCCCGACCCGACATCCAAGCGATGACCGGCTACACCCCCGGCGAGCAGCCGAAGGGGACCAAGGTCATCAAGCTCAACACGAACGAGAACCCGTACCCGGCGTCGGCCAAGGTGGCCGAGGCGATCGGCCGCGCGGCGCAGGCCGGGCTGCAGCGGTACCCGGACGCCAGCGCGTCGGCGTTCCGACTGCGGGCGGGCGAGGTGCTGGGGGTCGACCCCAACTGGATCCTGTGCGGCAACGGCAGCGACGACATCCTGACCATCGCCACGCGGACCTTCGTCGGGGAGAACGACGCCGTCCGCTACGCCACGCCGAGCTACGTGCTGTACAAGACGCTGGCCGAGATCCAGGGCGCCGTGCAGGACGTGGTGCGGTACGAGGCCGACTGGACGCTCGGCTTCGAGTTCGCCGCGCCGGCCGAGCGGCTGCGGCTGGCCTACTTGGCCAACCCGAACAGCCCGTCCGGCACCGTGCTCGCCCCCGGCGAGGTGGCCGCGATCGCCGACGCCCTCCCCTGCCCGCTGCTGGTCGACGAAGCGTACGTCGACTTCGCCGACGCCAACTGCCTGGACCTGGTGCGCTCCAACGAGCGGGTGATGGTCAGCCGCACGCTGTCCAAGAGCTACGCGCTGGCCGGCCTGCGGTTTGGCTACGTGGTGGCGCAGCCGGTGCTGATCGAGCAGATGGCCAAGGTGAAGGACAGCTACAACTGCGACGCGCTCTCGATCGCCGGCGCCACGGCCGCCATCGACGACCAACAGTGGCTGGCGGAGAACGTCGCGAAGGTCCGCGCCACCCGCGCCCGGCTGGCCGCCGCGCTTGGCGAGCTGGGCTTCGCGGTGACCGACTCGCAGGCCAACTTCGTGTGGGCGGTGCACCCGACCATCGCGCACGAGGAGCTGTACCTGGCGCTCAAAGAGCAGGGCGTGCTGGTCCGCTACATGCGGTACGACCACTGGGGCGACGGGCTGCGCGTGAGCGTCGGCACGGACGCGCAGATCGACGCGCTGCTGGCGTTGCTAGCGCCGATGGTTTCGCGGCGTTAA
- a CDS encoding carboxypeptidase-like regulatory domain-containing protein gives MDRRCPPATLWLPLTAAVVLWPPMCIAEVVDGLLVVHGVVTLSDGSPAPRATVAATASFHEPRRVTNADDQGRYELRGVFGNGLRLHAASADRSEQTVRMIASPEIRLAAEDSVDLRLSPATEQRVQLTAQHGSTAGVLVMASGMGFETHGRTDASGAVTLNVPAEHAVNSIVAWSPDAGVGGSRSPDGAAVRQDALVTLHPVAEHVVRMVDEQGAPVAGVEVAASFKTKKHGWIVTGSVPQANLTSDAQGLVRFPWAPRDGLEYVDCDLVGADWMCYDVDHHTVSDGQTVVHVRRRNLGRPAVGRVHLPGDASPEGLMVAGTSGGPGRRFDIFYSRVEADGSFAYHAPVAMATGMTTVDREWGSEFWTGVVVPWHDADPEPVDLHAYPTIPAIVTVTAGKGRVPQANAWVDFSREVRFPYLQEGELTEPFAMASAWYQTDQDGQAQIPLGHGSNELRVVIDEWSSEKEITVEVDHRDGPINVKFHRP, from the coding sequence ATGGACCGACGCTGCCCGCCCGCAACGCTGTGGCTGCCCCTGACGGCGGCGGTCGTGCTGTGGCCGCCGATGTGCATCGCGGAGGTGGTGGACGGTTTGCTCGTCGTGCACGGCGTGGTGACCCTGTCCGACGGATCGCCCGCGCCAAGAGCGACCGTCGCCGCAACGGCCTCGTTCCACGAGCCCCGACGCGTCACCAACGCCGACGACCAAGGCCGCTACGAGCTCCGCGGCGTGTTCGGCAATGGCCTGCGTTTGCACGCGGCGAGTGCGGACCGAAGCGAGCAAACCGTGCGGATGATCGCGTCACCGGAAATTCGTCTGGCGGCGGAGGACTCGGTCGACCTGCGGCTCTCGCCAGCAACAGAGCAGCGGGTGCAGCTGACGGCCCAGCACGGCTCGACGGCCGGTGTGCTGGTGATGGCTTCCGGCATGGGCTTCGAAACGCATGGCCGCACCGACGCGTCCGGCGCCGTGACGCTCAACGTGCCCGCCGAACACGCTGTCAACTCGATCGTCGCCTGGAGCCCGGACGCCGGGGTCGGGGGGAGCCGCTCCCCCGACGGCGCTGCGGTCCGGCAGGACGCCCTCGTCACGCTGCACCCGGTCGCCGAGCACGTTGTGCGGATGGTGGACGAACAGGGGGCGCCGGTGGCGGGGGTTGAAGTCGCCGCCTCATTCAAGACGAAGAAGCACGGCTGGATCGTCACCGGTAGCGTCCCCCAAGCCAACCTGACCTCCGATGCGCAGGGCCTGGTGCGGTTTCCATGGGCGCCCCGCGATGGGCTCGAGTACGTCGACTGCGATCTCGTTGGCGCCGATTGGATGTGCTACGACGTCGACCACCACACGGTGTCCGACGGGCAAACCGTTGTCCACGTTCGGCGGCGCAACCTGGGTCGCCCCGCTGTGGGCCGGGTCCACCTGCCGGGTGACGCCAGCCCTGAGGGCCTGATGGTCGCTGGCACAAGCGGCGGACCGGGACGCCGGTTCGACATCTTCTACTCCCGCGTCGAGGCCGACGGCAGCTTCGCCTACCACGCCCCGGTTGCGATGGCGACCGGCATGACCACCGTCGACCGCGAGTGGGGTAGCGAGTTCTGGACGGGCGTGGTGGTCCCCTGGCACGACGCGGACCCAGAACCCGTAGACCTGCACGCGTACCCCACAATCCCCGCGATCGTAACAGTCACCGCCGGCAAGGGACGCGTGCCACAGGCGAACGCCTGGGTCGACTTCAGCCGGGAGGTTCGGTTCCCTTACCTGCAGGAAGGGGAGCTGACGGAGCCGTTCGCCATGGCGAGCGCCTGGTATCAAACCGATCAAGACGGCCAAGCCCAGATCCCGCTCGGGCATGGCAGCAATGAGCTGCGGGTGGTGATCGACGAATGGAGCTCCGAAAAAGAGATCACCGTTGAGGTGGACCATCGGGACGGGCCAATCAACGTCAAGTTTCACCGCCCATAG
- a CDS encoding DNA-3-methyladenine glycosylase I, with protein MPRCPWAEVSDLDRAYHDEEWGVPIRGDDPLLFEMLTLEGAQAGLSWTTVLAKREGYRRCFAGFDPVKVARFTEKRVDKLVADPAIIRHRGKIESTVSNATAVLNLQSAGETLSDFLWGFVDGAPRKNNHCELSEVPSQTPESVAMSKELKRRGFRFVGPTTCYALMQAAGMVNDHLVSCPRHKAVRKLG; from the coding sequence ATGCCTCGCTGCCCCTGGGCGGAAGTATCGGACCTCGACCGCGCCTACCACGACGAGGAGTGGGGCGTGCCGATCCGCGGCGACGACCCGCTGCTGTTCGAGATGCTCACGCTCGAGGGCGCCCAGGCCGGGCTGAGCTGGACGACTGTGCTCGCGAAGCGAGAGGGCTACCGCCGCTGCTTCGCCGGATTCGACCCGGTGAAGGTCGCCCGCTTTACGGAGAAGCGGGTGGACAAACTCGTGGCCGACCCGGCGATCATCCGCCACCGCGGCAAGATCGAGTCAACCGTCAGCAACGCCACGGCCGTACTCAATCTGCAGTCCGCCGGCGAGACGCTATCGGACTTCCTGTGGGGGTTCGTCGACGGGGCGCCACGCAAGAACAACCACTGCGAGCTGAGCGAGGTCCCCTCGCAGACGCCCGAGTCAGTCGCGATGAGCAAGGAGCTCAAACGCCGCGGGTTCCGCTTCGTCGGCCCCACCACGTGCTACGCCCTGATGCAGGCGGCCGGGATGGTGAACGACCACCTGGTCAGCTGCCCGCGGCACAAGGCGGTCCGGAAGCTGGGTTAG